Proteins found in one Acipenser ruthenus chromosome 18, fAciRut3.2 maternal haplotype, whole genome shotgun sequence genomic segment:
- the LOC131698592 gene encoding glucose-induced degradation protein 8-B homolog isoform X1: MKNTLCVYIIMTCAQPWPINQRRRRRPKSRVQIAKSRESFLTGLAAAGERKAANSVHLFFCRVFMMSYAEKPEDITKDEWMEKLNNVHIQRADMNRLIMNYLVTEGFKEAAEKFRMESGIEPNIDLDSLDERIKIREMILKGQIQEGISLINSLHPELLDTNRYLYFHLQQQHLIELIRQRETEAALEFAQTQLAEQGEESRECLTEMERTLALLAFDNPEDSPFGDLLNMMQRQKVWSEVNQAVLDYENRESTPKLAKLLKLLLWAQNELDQKKVKYPKMTDLSKGTIEEPK, encoded by the exons atgaaaaatacattatgtGTTTACATTATAATGACTTGCGCACAGCCATGGCCAATCAATCAAAGAAGACGTCGTCGACCAAAGTCTCGAGTACAGATCGCAAAATCTCGCGAGAGTTTCCTTACTGGTCTTGCAGCTGCTGGGGAGAGAAAAGCAGCGAATTCAG tacatttatttttctgtagGGTGTTCATGATGAGTTATGCTGAAAAGCCTGAGGATATAACTAAAGATGAGTGGATGGAAAAACTCAATAATGTACACATTCAGAGAGCAGACATGAATCGACTTATCATGAACTACTTGGTAACAG aAGGATTCAAGGAGGCAGCGGAGAAGTTCAGAATGGAATCTGGAATTGAGCCTAATATAGACCTGGATTCCTTAGATGAGCGAATAAAAATCAGAGAAATGATCTTGAAAGGACAAATTCAAGAGGGAATTTCATTGATCAACAGTCTACATCCAGAGCTGTTGGACACAAATCGCTATCTGTACTTTCATCTGCAG CAACAGCACCTGATTGAGCTGATTCGCCAACGGGAGACAGAAGCGGCGCTGGAGTTCGCTCAGACACAGCTGGCGGAGCAGGGGGAGGAGAGCCGTGAGTGTCTCACTGAGATGGAGCGCACACTCGCTCTGCTTGCCTTCGACAACCCAGAGGACTCGCCATTTGGGGACCTGCTCAACATGATGCAACGACAGAAG GTATGGAGTGAAGTCAACCAGGCTGTTTTAGATTATGAAAACCGAGAGTCTACACCTAAACTAGCAAAACTGCTGAAACTGTTACTGTGGGCTCAAAACGAATTGGACCAGAAGAAAGTCAAATACCCTAAAATGACAGATCTCAGCAAGGGCACAATTGAGGAACCCAAGTAA
- the LOC131698592 gene encoding glucose-induced degradation protein 8-B homolog isoform X2 — protein sequence MCLHYNDLRTAMANQSKKTSSTKVSSTDRKISREFPYWSCSCWGEKSSEFRVFMMSYAEKPEDITKDEWMEKLNNVHIQRADMNRLIMNYLVTEGFKEAAEKFRMESGIEPNIDLDSLDERIKIREMILKGQIQEGISLINSLHPELLDTNRYLYFHLQQQHLIELIRQRETEAALEFAQTQLAEQGEESRECLTEMERTLALLAFDNPEDSPFGDLLNMMQRQKVWSEVNQAVLDYENRESTPKLAKLLKLLLWAQNELDQKKVKYPKMTDLSKGTIEEPK from the exons atgtGTTTACATTATAATGACTTGCGCACAGCCATGGCCAATCAATCAAAGAAGACGTCGTCGACCAAAGTCTCGAGTACAGATCGCAAAATCTCGCGAGAGTTTCCTTACTGGTCTTGCAGCTGCTGGGGAGAGAAAAGCAGCGAATTCAG GGTGTTCATGATGAGTTATGCTGAAAAGCCTGAGGATATAACTAAAGATGAGTGGATGGAAAAACTCAATAATGTACACATTCAGAGAGCAGACATGAATCGACTTATCATGAACTACTTGGTAACAG aAGGATTCAAGGAGGCAGCGGAGAAGTTCAGAATGGAATCTGGAATTGAGCCTAATATAGACCTGGATTCCTTAGATGAGCGAATAAAAATCAGAGAAATGATCTTGAAAGGACAAATTCAAGAGGGAATTTCATTGATCAACAGTCTACATCCAGAGCTGTTGGACACAAATCGCTATCTGTACTTTCATCTGCAG CAACAGCACCTGATTGAGCTGATTCGCCAACGGGAGACAGAAGCGGCGCTGGAGTTCGCTCAGACACAGCTGGCGGAGCAGGGGGAGGAGAGCCGTGAGTGTCTCACTGAGATGGAGCGCACACTCGCTCTGCTTGCCTTCGACAACCCAGAGGACTCGCCATTTGGGGACCTGCTCAACATGATGCAACGACAGAAG GTATGGAGTGAAGTCAACCAGGCTGTTTTAGATTATGAAAACCGAGAGTCTACACCTAAACTAGCAAAACTGCTGAAACTGTTACTGTGGGCTCAAAACGAATTGGACCAGAAGAAAGTCAAATACCCTAAAATGACAGATCTCAGCAAGGGCACAATTGAGGAACCCAAGTAA
- the LOC117409444 gene encoding voltage-gated purine nucleotide uniporter SLC17A9-like, protein MAILQKHVKNSSSEFVKSTTESTVFTEAGPLQKEEADDPYWSRSETQLWTVVLLLGTCLLYCARVAAPICAVSMASEFQWGKKESGIVLGSFFWGYCFTQVLGGYVSDRVGGEKVIVMAAVGWGSLLALTPMIAHFSSVPLVSVTLSRFLMGLLQGVHFPSLASLFSQKVRQHERAFISSTVGTGSQIGTLLIGGAGSVLMDWYSWEFVFYVAGLLAVSWAYCIWKHLLKGPIISLETVGVSLVKSKNARIPWKRLFSKPPVWAVIFAHLCTSSTFYTLLSWLPTFFKDSFPEAKGWVFNVVPWLVAIPSSVLGGYLSDHLISLGFETAVVRKLMQFFAMGASSVFTLLLCGTRTFPLAIAFVSAAMGFQTFTHSGVSVNVQDLAPSCAGSLYGVMNTGGALSGVFFVYFSGYVIDTTGSWASVFALMSLVNVVGLVIFLVFAEAERVDIDVSKPKYESIQI, encoded by the exons ATGGCCATTTTGCAAAAACATGTCAAAAACTCGAGTTCAGAGTTTGTTAAATCTACCACGGAATCTACCGTCTTCACTGAAGCTGGTCCTTTACAGAAGGAAGAGGCAGATGACCCATATTGGTCCAG GTCAGAAACCCAGCTATGGACTGTGGTGCTGCTTCTGGGGACGTGCCTGCTGTACTGTGCCAGGGTGGCCGCACCAATCTGTGCTGTTTCCATGGCCAGTGAATTCCAGTGGGGCAAGAAGGAGTCTGGCATCGTGCTGGGCAGCTTCTTCTGGGGCTACTGCTTCACACAGGTCCTCGGAGGATATGTCAGCGACAG GGTGGGTGGAGAGAAGGTCATTGTGATGGCCGCAGTGGGGTGGGGGTCTTTGCTGGCCTTAACCCCCATGATCGCTCACTTCAGCTCTGTGCCCCTGGTGTCCGTGACGCTTTCCAGGTTCCTCATGGGGCTGCTGCAAG gCGTTCATTTCCCTTCCCTGGCCAGTCTTTTCTCTCAGAAGGTGCGACAGCATGAGAGAGCCTTCATATCGAGCACAGTGGGAACCGGCTCCCAGATTGG GACTCTGCTAATTGGGGGCGCTGGCTCCGTGCTAATGGACTGGTACAGCTGGGAGTTTGTCTTCTATGTCGCAGGGCTGTTAGCAGTAAGCTGGGCCTACTGCATTTGGAAACATCTCCTAAAAG GTCCTATCATCTCATTGGAAACAGTGGGGGTCAGCCTGGTGAAATCCAAGAACGCCAGAATTCCCTGGAAAAGACTGTTTAGTAAACCTCCAGTGTG GGCTGTGATTTTTGCTCATCTGTGTACCTCAAGCACATTTTATACACTTTTATCGTGGTTACCGACTTTCTTCAAGGACAGCTTTCCTGAGGCCAAG GGGTGGGTGTTTAACGTGGTTCCATGGCTGGTTGCAATTCCATCTTCTGTTCTAGGGGGCTACTTGTCGGATCACCTTATTAGTCTAG GATTTGAAACTGCTGTAGTAAGGAAGCTCATGCAA TTCTTTGCTATGGGAGCGTCCAGTGTGTTCACCCTGCTGTTATGTGGCACCAGAACCTTTCCCTTGGCAATAGCTTTCGTATCGGCTGCCATGGGCTTCCAGACGTTTACCCACAG TGGAGTTTCTGTCAATGTTCAGGATTTGGCGCCCTCTTGTGCTGGATCCTTGTATG GTGTAATGAATACAGGGGGTGCATTATCAG GAGTGTTCTTTGTGTATTTCTCTGGATATGTTATCGACACTACGGGGTCGTGGGCCTCAGTGTTTGCCCTCATGTCTCTGGTCAACGTGGTCGGCCTGGTTATCTTCCTGGTGTTTGCTGAGGCCGAGAGAGTGGACATTGACGTCAGCAAACCCAAATATGAGAGCATACAAATCTGA